From Verrucomicrobiia bacterium, a single genomic window includes:
- a CDS encoding cytochrome b/b6 domain-containing protein, giving the protein MCHIRSGLALLAAGLYVVVAAPGVRAASIERLKNSACLDCHSDKTLYKTNAAGKAISLFVDEAKLAASVHKTNTCASCHSDVTAKHPDDNLAVKAPDCARCHEKQSESYGASVHGLALARGQKAAATCSDCHDGHAILPPSSPESPLHWSRLTATCGACHPQAAKDVAESVHGQAIAQGHRDAPTCTDCHSEHKIVALKGSSSLEISAQICSNCHASERLNTKYNLPPDRVKTFFESYHGLAAEYGSTVAANCASCHGFHKILPSTDPRSTINKANLVVTCGKCHPGATANFAQSKVHVDAASASGGNAAGEKINWWIRRVYLGLIVLTIGFMLAHNLLVFGRKVAARYRAANLSVLRMNASQRFQHVVLAASFIILAITGFALKFPDSWVAKLLGSNEMFRRWTHRVAGIVLLGAGLYHLAYILTRKEGRQLVKDLFPSKKDLTDLVQTARYLLGLGGQKARIGRFGYAEKMEYWAVIWGTIIMGVTGLMIWFKMDVTRFLPRWIVDVALTVHYYEAILACLAIVVWHFYHVILDPDIYPLNWACWKGKVTPEWQQEEHPLDKSAPGMAESDTQTPPAESRLDEAVHH; this is encoded by the coding sequence ATGTGTCACATCCGAAGCGGATTGGCCCTGCTGGCCGCTGGACTCTATGTGGTTGTTGCCGCCCCTGGAGTTCGTGCTGCCTCGATCGAGCGGCTTAAGAACAGCGCCTGTCTCGATTGCCATTCGGATAAAACCCTCTACAAAACCAACGCGGCGGGCAAAGCCATCTCGCTGTTCGTCGATGAAGCCAAGCTGGCTGCCTCGGTTCATAAGACTAACACGTGCGCCAGTTGCCACAGCGATGTCACCGCGAAACATCCCGATGATAACTTAGCCGTCAAAGCCCCCGATTGCGCCCGGTGTCACGAAAAGCAATCCGAAAGTTATGGGGCCAGTGTGCACGGGCTGGCCCTGGCACGGGGCCAGAAGGCGGCGGCCACTTGCAGCGATTGTCATGATGGCCACGCCATCCTTCCGCCGAGCTCGCCGGAGTCGCCGCTCCACTGGTCGCGCCTGACGGCCACATGCGGAGCCTGCCATCCGCAAGCGGCCAAAGACGTTGCTGAAAGTGTTCATGGCCAAGCCATCGCCCAGGGCCATCGCGACGCGCCCACCTGCACCGATTGCCATTCCGAGCACAAGATCGTGGCGCTCAAGGGCAGCTCCTCGCTCGAAATATCAGCCCAAATCTGCAGTAACTGCCATGCTTCCGAGAGGCTGAACACCAAATACAACCTCCCGCCCGACCGAGTAAAGACCTTCTTCGAGAGCTATCATGGGCTGGCGGCTGAATATGGTTCAACGGTGGCTGCCAATTGCGCCAGTTGTCATGGATTCCATAAGATACTCCCCTCAACCGACCCGCGCTCGACCATCAATAAAGCCAACCTGGTGGTGACTTGCGGCAAATGCCACCCGGGGGCGACGGCAAATTTTGCCCAAAGCAAGGTGCATGTGGATGCCGCCTCCGCCAGCGGCGGCAACGCGGCAGGTGAGAAGATCAACTGGTGGATTCGCCGGGTGTACCTCGGGCTTATCGTCCTTACCATTGGATTCATGCTGGCCCACAACCTCTTGGTTTTCGGCAGGAAAGTGGCTGCCCGCTATCGAGCCGCTAACCTTTCGGTTCTGCGCATGAACGCTTCACAGCGTTTCCAACACGTGGTCCTGGCGGCCAGTTTCATCATCCTGGCCATCACCGGCTTTGCATTGAAATTCCCCGATTCCTGGGTCGCAAAGCTGTTGGGCTCGAACGAAATGTTCCGGCGGTGGACCCATCGGGTTGCGGGCATCGTCCTGTTGGGCGCTGGCCTTTATCACCTGGCCTATATTCTGACCCGCAAGGAAGGACGCCAACTCGTCAAAGATTTGTTCCCGAGCAAAAAGGACCTCACGGACCTCGTGCAGACCGCCCGCTATTTGCTGGGGTTAGGCGGGCAAAAGGCCAGGATTGGGCGGTTCGGCTACGCCGAGAAGATGGAGTATTGGGCCGTTATTTGGGGAACAATCATTATGGGGGTCACAGGACTAATGATTTGGTTCAAGATGGATGTGACCCGTTTCCTTCCGCGCTGGATTGTTGATGTCGCCCTTACAGTCCATTACTACGAGGCGATACTGGCCTGCCTGGCCATTGTGGTTTGGCACTTCTATCACGTCATCCTCGACCCGGATATCTATCCTCTTAACTGGGCTTGTTGGAAAGGAAAAGTCACACCCGAATGGCAGCAGGAAGAGCACCCATTGGACAAGTCCGCGCCCGGCATGGCCGAGTCAGATACGCAGACCCCACCTGCCGAAAGCCGCCTTGATGAAGCGGTACATCATTAA
- a CDS encoding 4Fe-4S dicluster domain-containing protein, with the protein MPDSPPPGDISRRGFLRNSAVLASGVAALAASLAPLRELKNYTSVEQFLQKHYKEMTPAEMQKVLDRIAREVEQQYHLRPTVRDYKPMDGVEFIYCLNLTRCIGCRKCVHACVAENNQSRTPEIQYIRVLKMPHGSLDMEKGDHNYAPESVPEKGFFYMPVQCQHCKNPPCVKVCPTKATWQEPDGITVIDYDWCIGCRYCEAACPYFARRFNWTSPSVPKERLNLDMSYLGNRPRKQGVMEKCHFCVQRTRRGKYPACLEVCPAGARKFGNVLDPESEVAYILKNKRVFIQLKEELGTSPRFFYYFDV; encoded by the coding sequence ATGCCTGATTCTCCTCCTCCGGGCGATATCTCCCGGCGCGGTTTCCTGCGCAATTCCGCGGTCCTGGCCTCTGGCGTCGCCGCCCTGGCCGCCAGCCTCGCTCCGCTGCGCGAGTTGAAGAACTACACCTCGGTCGAACAATTCCTGCAGAAGCATTACAAGGAAATGACTCCGGCTGAGATGCAGAAGGTGCTCGACCGCATCGCCCGCGAAGTCGAGCAGCAATACCACCTCCGTCCGACGGTGCGCGATTACAAGCCGATGGATGGGGTCGAGTTCATCTATTGCCTGAATCTGACCCGCTGTATCGGCTGCCGCAAATGCGTCCATGCCTGCGTGGCCGAAAACAACCAGTCGCGCACCCCGGAAATCCAATACATTCGCGTGCTCAAAATGCCGCATGGTTCGCTCGATATGGAAAAAGGCGACCACAATTACGCGCCGGAGTCAGTGCCGGAAAAGGGGTTCTTTTACATGCCGGTCCAATGCCAGCATTGCAAGAACCCGCCGTGCGTCAAGGTCTGCCCGACCAAAGCGACGTGGCAGGAACCCGACGGCATCACGGTCATCGATTACGACTGGTGCATCGGCTGCCGTTATTGCGAAGCGGCCTGCCCGTACTTTGCCCGCCGCTTTAACTGGACCAGCCCCAGCGTGCCTAAAGAACGGCTGAACCTGGACATGTCCTACTTGGGGAATCGTCCCCGCAAACAGGGGGTGATGGAAAAATGCCATTTTTGCGTCCAGCGCACACGTCGGGGAAAGTACCCCGCCTGCCTGGAGGTCTGTCCTGCCGGGGCGCGCAAATTCGGGAACGTATTGGACCCTGAAAGCGAGGTCGCCTACATCCTGAAGAACAAACGGGTCTTCATCCAGCTCAAGGAGGAGTTGGGGACCTCCCCCCGTTTCTTTTATTACTTCGACGTATGA
- the nrfD gene encoding NrfD/PsrC family molybdoenzyme membrane anchor subunit produces MNLRAKTRNYLVFLARCGRIAFVGDWRYYIWMGLLSVVILLGINAWAKQFVNGLIVTGMSDQVSWGVYIANFTFIVGIAAAAAMLVIPVYIYNNKELHDLVIFGELLAVAAILMCLAFVTVDLGRPDRFWHLIPGIGQFNFPGSMLSWDVIVLNGYLLLNVHICGYLLYCRYLGKKPAKWFYIPFVFIAIAWAVSIHTVTAFLYVGLGGRPFWNSSIVGPRFLASAFTAGPALIILALQIIRRVTDYQISDRALLTLRSIVQVSMLINVFLLVNEIFKEFYTRTSHVASSRYLYVGLHGYHALVPWIWVAIVFNLVSMTLLVLPLSRSLRYLNLASFLAIVGIWIEKGMGLVVPGFIPTPLGEMVEYTPSLNETLVCLGIWSFGLLCYTLFLRMAIPILQGRLCRANEGMPAQASDAGA; encoded by the coding sequence ATGAACCTGCGGGCTAAAACGAGAAATTACCTGGTCTTTTTGGCCCGTTGCGGGCGCATCGCTTTCGTGGGCGACTGGCGTTATTACATCTGGATGGGCCTGTTGAGCGTCGTCATCCTCCTGGGGATTAATGCCTGGGCCAAACAGTTCGTCAATGGCCTGATTGTCACGGGCATGAGCGACCAGGTTTCCTGGGGTGTGTACATCGCCAACTTCACTTTTATCGTGGGCATCGCGGCGGCCGCCGCCATGCTGGTCATCCCGGTCTATATTTATAATAACAAGGAATTGCATGATCTGGTTATCTTCGGGGAATTGCTCGCGGTTGCGGCCATTCTGATGTGCCTGGCGTTCGTCACGGTGGACTTGGGGCGGCCCGATCGATTCTGGCATTTAATCCCCGGCATCGGCCAGTTCAATTTCCCCGGCTCAATGCTCAGTTGGGACGTGATCGTGTTGAACGGCTATTTGCTGCTCAACGTGCATATTTGCGGTTACCTGCTCTATTGCCGGTATCTAGGCAAAAAACCGGCCAAATGGTTTTATATTCCGTTTGTCTTCATTGCCATTGCCTGGGCTGTTTCCATCCACACAGTCACCGCCTTTCTTTATGTCGGCCTGGGCGGGCGGCCATTCTGGAATTCCTCGATTGTCGGGCCGCGTTTTCTGGCGTCTGCCTTTACCGCAGGTCCTGCCCTGATCATCCTGGCCTTGCAGATCATCCGCCGCGTGACCGATTACCAGATCAGTGACCGGGCTTTGCTGACCTTGCGCAGCATTGTCCAGGTGTCGATGCTCATCAACGTCTTCCTCCTGGTGAACGAAATCTTCAAAGAGTTCTATACTCGCACGTCGCACGTGGCCTCCTCGAGGTACCTCTATGTTGGCCTTCACGGTTATCATGCGCTGGTCCCCTGGATTTGGGTAGCCATCGTGTTCAACCTCGTCTCGATGACGCTCCTGGTGCTGCCGCTGAGCCGCAGCCTGCGTTACCTGAACCTCGCGTCGTTTCTGGCTATTGTGGGCATCTGGATCGAAAAAGGCATGGGCCTGGTAGTGCCCGGCTTCATTCCCACACCTCTGGGTGAGATGGTCGAATACACCCCCTCGCTCAACGAGACTCTGGTTTGCCTGGGAATTTGGTCTTTTGGTTTGCTTTGTTATACGCTCTTCCTTCGGATGGCCATCCCCATCCTTCAGGGCCGCCTGTGCAGGGCTAATGAAGGCATGCCGGCCCAGGCGTCGGACGCCGGAGCGTAA
- a CDS encoding DnaJ C-terminal domain-containing protein, whose protein sequence is MPVQYKDYYQILGVARDASETDIKKAFRKLAREYHPDVAKNKKQAEEKFKEINEAYEVLSDPAKRKKYDELGANWSSGSEFRPPPGWGSFGAGGFPGRGPRGEEYEFHFGGTGFSDFFEQLFGARGAKGFGRRGGMAEEDLATERGQDIEGDIMVTLEEAMRGSVRSVSVRHGVPCEHCGGTGQRARHVCNVCGGTGQVAKTDTYQVKIPAGVTEGQRLRIAGRGEAGLGGGAAGDLFLRVRFAKHPDFEVEGHNLICETSITPWEAVLGARISVPTLDGRVDIKIPQGTHSGQKLRLRGRGLPQRNDGSGDLIVVTRIEVPTRVSESERKLWEQLARESRFNPRE, encoded by the coding sequence ATGCCTGTTCAATACAAAGATTATTACCAAATCCTGGGCGTGGCGCGGGATGCGAGCGAGACCGACATCAAGAAGGCCTTCCGCAAACTCGCGCGCGAGTACCACCCTGACGTCGCCAAAAACAAAAAGCAAGCGGAAGAAAAATTCAAAGAGATTAACGAGGCCTATGAAGTATTGAGCGATCCGGCCAAACGCAAGAAGTACGACGAGCTGGGGGCTAACTGGAGTTCCGGCTCTGAATTCAGGCCGCCGCCGGGCTGGGGGTCCTTCGGTGCAGGGGGCTTTCCAGGGCGCGGCCCGCGCGGTGAGGAGTACGAGTTTCACTTCGGAGGCACCGGCTTCAGCGACTTTTTTGAGCAACTCTTCGGCGCGCGGGGGGCCAAGGGGTTCGGCAGGCGCGGAGGCATGGCTGAGGAAGACCTGGCGACGGAGCGCGGGCAGGATATCGAGGGAGACATTATGGTCACTCTCGAAGAGGCGATGCGCGGCTCGGTGCGCTCGGTCTCTGTGCGGCATGGGGTTCCTTGTGAACATTGCGGCGGCACAGGCCAGCGGGCGCGCCATGTGTGCAATGTCTGCGGTGGCACCGGCCAGGTCGCCAAGACCGACACTTACCAGGTCAAAATCCCCGCCGGCGTTACCGAAGGGCAGCGTTTACGCATCGCCGGTCGCGGCGAGGCCGGCTTGGGCGGCGGGGCTGCCGGGGACCTTTTCCTGCGAGTGCGTTTTGCCAAGCACCCGGATTTTGAGGTCGAGGGCCATAACCTGATTTGCGAGACCTCAATTACTCCCTGGGAAGCGGTGCTCGGGGCCAGGATTTCCGTCCCAACACTCGATGGGCGAGTCGATATCAAGATACCCCAGGGCACCCACAGCGGCCAGAAACTGCGCCTGCGCGGGCGCGGTCTGCCGCAACGAAACGATGGCAGCGGAGATTTGATCGTGGTAACCCGGATTGAAGTGCCCACACGCGTGAGCGAATCAGAACGCAAGCTCTGGGAACAATTAGCGCGCGAATCCAGGTTTAACCCTCGGGAATAA
- the ftsH gene encoding ATP-dependent zinc metalloprotease FtsH — MDNREPPPKKDLRPKVPKWSSPLWYLPLMLLLLWFWQSTLSQFSYRTIPYSEFKHYLQHHEVVKCVVREDDIQGEIRPKAQSAGKPAETSTNAAAAKSAQTAETKPFLFRTVRVEDPKLVDELQGAGVQYTGERPGFFSQFLLSWIVPLGIMVLIWSFIGRRLGSAGESILSFGKSKARLVAEKETGVTFGDVAGCEEAKYELQEVVDFLKHPERYKSIGANIPKGVLLIGPPGTGKTLLAKAVAGEAHAPFFSLSGSDFVEMFVGVGAARVRDLFVQAKAKAPCIVFIDELDAIGRQRGVHVGAVNDEREQTLNQLLVEMDGFAANAGVIVLAATNRPDVLDRALLRPGRFDRQVVVDAPDIDGRQAILKVHVRGKPLARDVDLRRVAQATPGFSGADLANAVNEAALLAARRHGREIEQKDLEDAVEKVVAGPERKSRRLKEQEKRLVAYHETGHALVAAHSKYADPVHKISIIPRGRAALGYTLQLPTDDQFLMSRSQLLDRIRGMLGGRAAEEVVFQEVTTGAENDLEHATALARQMVCLFGMSDTVGLVHCATRQNGMHLAGMDGNFQRDCSERTAQEIDVEVKRILDQAYGEAKDILERHRDQLDLVSGKLLESETLDAQAFNALIGRSPKQDEDPPGPAVELAPPKLVSGNGGPSPV; from the coding sequence ATGGACAATCGCGAACCACCACCTAAGAAGGACCTGCGACCCAAAGTGCCCAAGTGGAGTTCACCCCTTTGGTATCTGCCCCTGATGCTCCTGCTGCTTTGGTTCTGGCAAAGCACCTTGAGCCAGTTTTCCTACCGCACGATCCCCTACAGCGAGTTCAAGCATTACCTCCAGCACCATGAGGTCGTCAAATGCGTTGTGCGCGAGGACGACATCCAAGGAGAAATCAGACCCAAGGCCCAATCAGCGGGCAAACCTGCGGAAACCTCGACCAACGCCGCAGCCGCCAAGAGCGCTCAAACAGCGGAAACAAAGCCTTTCCTGTTCCGCACTGTGCGGGTTGAGGACCCCAAGCTGGTCGATGAACTTCAGGGAGCCGGGGTTCAATACACCGGTGAGCGCCCCGGGTTCTTCTCTCAGTTCTTGCTGTCGTGGATTGTGCCCTTGGGGATTATGGTGCTGATCTGGTCCTTTATCGGACGGCGCCTGGGCAGTGCGGGCGAGTCCATCCTGAGCTTTGGCAAAAGCAAAGCGCGCCTGGTTGCCGAGAAAGAAACCGGAGTCACATTCGGCGATGTGGCCGGGTGCGAAGAAGCCAAATACGAGCTGCAAGAGGTGGTGGATTTTCTCAAGCATCCTGAACGCTACAAATCCATTGGGGCAAATATCCCGAAGGGGGTGTTGCTGATCGGCCCGCCCGGCACCGGCAAAACGCTCCTGGCCAAGGCCGTGGCTGGCGAGGCGCATGCGCCATTCTTTTCACTCAGCGGGAGCGATTTCGTTGAGATGTTCGTCGGGGTGGGGGCCGCGCGAGTGCGGGATTTGTTCGTGCAGGCCAAGGCCAAGGCGCCGTGCATTGTATTCATCGACGAACTGGACGCCATTGGCCGCCAGCGCGGCGTGCATGTCGGGGCGGTCAACGATGAACGCGAACAAACCCTCAACCAATTGCTCGTCGAGATGGACGGCTTCGCCGCAAATGCCGGGGTCATTGTGCTGGCGGCGACCAATCGACCCGACGTGCTGGACCGCGCGTTGTTGCGGCCCGGACGTTTTGACCGGCAGGTGGTTGTCGATGCCCCGGATATTGATGGCCGGCAGGCCATTCTCAAGGTCCATGTGCGTGGAAAGCCACTGGCGCGAGACGTTGATTTGCGCCGGGTTGCCCAGGCGACCCCTGGTTTTTCCGGCGCCGATTTAGCCAACGCGGTCAATGAAGCCGCCTTGCTGGCCGCCCGCCGCCACGGCAGGGAAATCGAGCAGAAGGACCTCGAAGATGCCGTCGAGAAAGTTGTCGCCGGCCCCGAGCGCAAGAGCCGGCGTTTGAAGGAGCAGGAAAAGAGGCTGGTGGCTTACCACGAAACCGGCCACGCCCTGGTGGCTGCCCACAGCAAATACGCCGACCCTGTCCACAAGATCAGCATCATCCCGCGTGGCCGGGCTGCTTTGGGCTATACCCTCCAATTACCCACAGACGACCAGTTTCTCATGAGCCGCTCTCAACTGCTGGACCGGATTCGTGGAATGCTGGGTGGCCGAGCGGCTGAAGAGGTTGTTTTTCAGGAAGTCACTACCGGCGCCGAAAACGACCTCGAACATGCCACCGCGCTGGCCCGCCAAATGGTCTGCCTGTTCGGCATGAGCGACACAGTCGGGCTGGTTCATTGCGCCACGCGGCAGAATGGGATGCACCTGGCGGGAATGGACGGAAATTTTCAACGCGATTGCAGCGAGCGCACCGCCCAGGAAATCGATGTCGAGGTCAAGAGAATCCTCGACCAGGCCTATGGAGAGGCCAAAGACATACTGGAGCGGCATCGGGACCAACTTGATCTGGTGTCGGGGAAACTGCTCGAAAGTGAAACCCTGGACGCCCAGGCATTCAACGCCCTCATTGGCCGATCGCCCAAGCAGGACGAAGACCCTCCGGGGCCAGCCGTGGAACTGGCTCCGCCTAAATTGGTCTCAGGCAACGGCGGTCCATCGCCTGTTTAA